In one Pseudomonas sp. SG20056 genomic region, the following are encoded:
- a CDS encoding type IV toxin-antitoxin system AbiEi family antitoxin domain-containing protein, translated as MNAQKSEKLNSLLVGLGDRDLVSTAWLKERGYSSSLVSRYIASGWLDSPARGVYQRRGGRLTWAGVVRALQSGDGLQLHVGGRFALAWHGHEHYLRLGESETVTLYGSEYLPGWVSKLPLKAKVMLCGRSPFDLESPKFNAETTDEALRAIGLEWVDADGDFGRMVFSTPERALLELCDGVSDASLAYEVDALMQGADTLRPLRVSMLLRHCTSIKAKRLFLALAERHQHAWLAHVSLDGVYLGKGKRCLVPGGRLNPTYQITLPGDLDEHLG; from the coding sequence ATGAATGCGCAAAAATCAGAAAAGCTAAACTCTTTGCTAGTTGGGTTAGGTGACCGAGATCTGGTCTCTACCGCCTGGTTAAAGGAGCGCGGCTATAGCAGCAGTCTCGTATCGAGGTATATCGCCAGCGGTTGGTTGGATTCACCTGCGCGAGGTGTTTATCAACGACGGGGAGGGCGCCTGACCTGGGCTGGCGTGGTGCGGGCACTACAGAGCGGTGACGGACTTCAACTGCATGTAGGTGGGCGTTTTGCGCTGGCTTGGCACGGGCACGAGCACTACTTGCGCTTGGGGGAATCCGAGACCGTCACGCTTTATGGTTCTGAATACCTCCCCGGATGGGTGAGTAAGCTCCCGCTTAAGGCCAAGGTGATGCTTTGTGGAAGAAGTCCCTTTGATCTGGAATCACCCAAATTCAATGCAGAGACGACAGACGAGGCTCTACGAGCAATAGGCCTTGAGTGGGTCGATGCCGATGGTGACTTTGGCCGCATGGTGTTTTCTACGCCGGAGCGTGCGCTGCTTGAGCTTTGTGATGGCGTATCCGATGCCTCACTTGCCTATGAGGTTGATGCGCTAATGCAAGGTGCAGATACGTTACGTCCTCTGCGGGTCAGCATGCTGCTTCGGCATTGCACCAGCATAAAGGCCAAACGGTTGTTTCTGGCTCTTGCCGAGCGTCACCAGCATGCCTGGTTGGCTCATGTCTCGTTGGATGGCGTATATCTCGGTAAGGGAAAGCGATGCTTAGTTCCGGGTGGACGCTTGAACCCAACCTACCAAATAACCTTACCGGGGGATCTGGATGAGCACCTGGGATAA